The Pirellulales bacterium genome has a window encoding:
- a CDS encoding YfiR family protein has protein sequence MICAIVRAGLDSQEEQHAQKILAPWHAHRPDRQKEVSFVHISDQALFRIASKFIGFSASNAGNLNPARLLPSCSEKLWSAFRRLQAVNAKATGELDNARQIRRHKRQPCVTGKQKEIGPPTSSCRRLGFGPAAGENGIYCLSEKAVVENGAWPKIIALFLGLIFILEFRASAQNSSPTEYQIKAAFLYNFAKFVEWPPRVFASPTSPIIIDVLGENVFGDNLERTIHNKTVNHHPFRCEEIRSVNEATNCQILFISASEIHRLPKILKSLRGTNILTVSETDHFIEAGGMINFVIEDDEIHFQINDDAAKRAGLKISSKLLSLAVHNH, from the coding sequence TTGATTTGTGCCATTGTCCGCGCTGGCCTTGATAGCCAGGAGGAGCAGCACGCTCAAAAAATACTGGCACCATGGCATGCACACCGACCGGATAGACAAAAGGAGGTTTCTTTTGTTCATATCTCTGATCAAGCGCTTTTCAGGATTGCCAGTAAATTCATTGGGTTCAGTGCCAGTAATGCTGGCAACCTAAATCCAGCACGATTGTTGCCATCTTGTTCGGAAAAATTGTGGTCGGCCTTTCGCAGGCTGCAAGCAGTAAATGCGAAAGCGACCGGAGAACTTGACAACGCCAGGCAAATACGCCGTCATAAAAGGCAACCTTGTGTGACCGGCAAACAAAAAGAAATCGGCCCCCCAACTTCATCGTGCCGCAGATTGGGTTTCGGCCCCGCCGCGGGGGAAAATGGCATCTACTGTCTATCGGAAAAAGCGGTTGTCGAAAACGGTGCGTGGCCAAAGATAATTGCCCTGTTTTTGGGTTTGATTTTTATCCTCGAATTCAGGGCTTCTGCACAGAATTCGTCCCCGACCGAATATCAGATTAAGGCGGCGTTTTTGTACAACTTCGCAAAATTTGTTGAATGGCCCCCTCGGGTTTTTGCAAGCCCAACTTCGCCGATTATCATCGACGTGTTGGGAGAGAACGTCTTTGGTGACAATTTGGAGCGGACCATCCATAACAAAACCGTCAACCATCACCCATTTCGATGTGAAGAAATCCGTTCGGTCAACGAGGCGACCAATTGCCAGATTTTGTTCATCAGCGCATCAGAAATACACCGTCTACCCAAGATTCTAAAAAGCCTGCGCGGTACGAATATCCTCACGGTGAGTGAGACAGACCACTTCATCGAAGCTGGCGGCATGATCAATTTCGTCATCGAAGACGACGAGATTCATTTTCAGATTAATGACGACGCAGCTAAAAGAGCTGGGTTGAAAATAAGCTCCAAATTATTGAGTCTAGCCGTGCATAATCATTGA